In Primulina eburnea isolate SZY01 chromosome 14, ASM2296580v1, whole genome shotgun sequence, the following proteins share a genomic window:
- the LOC140812824 gene encoding proteasome subunit alpha type-7-like, with the protein MARYDRAITVFSPDGHLFQVEYALEAVRKGNAVVGVRGVDTIVLAIEKKSTPKLQDSRSERKIVNLDDHIALACAGLKADARVLINRARIECQSHKLTIEDPVTVEYITRYIAGLQQKYTQSGGVRPFGLSTLIIGFDPHTATPSLYQTDPSGTFSAWKANATGRNSNSIREFLEKNYKETSGQETVKLAIRALLEVVESGGKNIEVAVMTKETGLRQLEEAEIDAIVAEIEAEKAAAEAAKKAPSTKET; encoded by the exons ATGGCGCGCTACGACAGAGCTATAACGGTGTTCTCGCCGGACGGACACCTTTTCCAGGTGGAATACGCCCTCGAAGCCGTTCGTAAAGGTAACGCCGTTGTAGGTGTTCGAGGCGTTGACACCATCGTACTTGCCATCGAGAAAAAGTCTACTCCGAAGCTTCAGGATTCTAG ATCTGAGAGGAAGATTGTGAATTTAGATGATCACATTGCGTTGGCATGCGCTGGACTTAAAGCAGATGCTCGTGTCCTCATCAACAGGGCGCGTATCGAATGCCAGAGCCATAAGCTTACTATTGAGGATCCTGTGACAGTCGAATACATCACTCGGTACATTGCTGGGCTTCAGCAAAAGTACACACAAAGTGGTGGTGTGAGACCTTTTGGCCTCTCAACATTGATTATTGGGTTTGATCCACACACAGCTACTCCATCACTCTATCAGACAGATCCATCTGGGACATTTTCTGCATGGAAAGCAAATGCCACTGGGAGGAACTCAAACTCTATACGGGAGTTCTTGGAGAAGAATTACAAGGAAACATCTGGGCAAGAGACGGTGAAGTTAGCCATTCGTGCTTTACTAGAG GTTGTCGAGAGTGGTGGAAAAAACATTGAAGTGGCGGTGATGACTAAAGAAACGGGACTGCGGCAGCTTGAAGAAGCTGAAATTGATGCCATTGTTGCCGAAATTGAAGCTGAAAAAGCCGCTGCTGAGGCTGCTAAGAAAGCCCCTTCGACAAAGGAAACTTAG